TGAGAAACTGTTAAACCACAAGTGTATATAACTGGAGGCAGATACTGTTAACTTGAGAAAGCGTCAGGTTCCAGTATAATATAGAGCAGAATTTGATAACAAGAGGCTGTTGTGTAACAACGGGGCTGCCCTGTAGGTGAGAGAATGATCCACGCCAATGCACAGTTCACACCTCCCAAATCTCAAGCATGATTTAAAATAGACATTTACATATTGTATTACTTAGCCACTAGTAAGATAAAACAGTCCACTGATAACAGCATTTTCTCTCAGCGTGTACATTTGTCTAACATAtatacaaacatacagacatacTTTGCATTTCGCTCATGCCTTTGGTGTCCCTTTGTTGTCAGCTTTGGCTCCTGAAAGTCCATTTTCTGTGTTGTCATTCCCTGAGGAGCTCACCAGGCACTCTTTACTGCAGGGGACAGAGAAACCAAACATGAAGACACCCATACAGGGAGGACCATGGGAGAGAGATAAGGACTATACGGACTGCAGGGATTTTAAATGGCTTAACCCCCTTAGCCCCAAATAATAATCGTGTGTCAGACACAAATTGGAAATACGTAATTAAGACTTTACTGAAAAATCACAGAAGTTGATTGAAAGAACTCATTTAAAAACTTTAAGAACTTGGTGCCTCTTGCCGTTCTCATTACATGATTGTGTAAAAATATGTATCATATTTCACCACCAATATAACAACTGTGATAGATGTGAAAAAGTCAAAGTAGAGATGCCAGGTGccatttgtctgtctttgtctgtcagATAGGCAGCACTCTGTTCTTTAtcagctgcagtcacactgagTAGCCAAATGCTAGTTTTATGGTGGGTCTGCACCTGTGTGAGCTAtgaattttcacatttattgaTAAGCAAAAGAGGCTATTTTAATCATTATTGGGCACCAGGCGTTCTCAGGGTCTTCTGTCAACGTTCGTATTGCAGTTAATTCACGTAGTCTACCGTGATGATTTacagtgaaacacagacactaaaTTGTCAATTTGTTTTACAGGAAAAAGTAGTACAGCAATTGATCTATGTAGCAAGTACTGGCAGCAGTGTAGTCAGTAATATACATATTACTGTCTATGATCAACAACAGCCATCAATATTCTGTCAGTGATCTACTCACTTCTTTTCATCATCCTTCAGAAGGAAGTGAACAACCAAAGCCTTTATCACCATGACAAAGATAACTAAGCCAATGACTCCACCCAGCGCTGAGACAATGATGACTGTCAAAGTGTTGTCAACCTCCTTCActgaaaagagggagagagggagagacactgTGAGGAAGAAAGTCCAGAGTAGAAAGCTGGTGTAAACAAAGCAGAGAACGAATCTTAACAAGAGTGAGATAAAATACTGGCAAGGTACAAGCACTCATTAGTAGGGGTGGGAAAAAATCTGATCCACATAAGtatctcattttatttattttttttacagttccTTAATCATTTTTTGAATGCCCAAATCGACAATTTAGCCTATGCAGAGGAAAGAGTTTATTGCTTTGTAGTTGTATTCTATGAGTAACGTGACATCATAGCTGGTCCATTAAAAACAAAGCTGCAGCGAGAAAGCAGATGAAGACTGATGGACCAAGATCCACAGGGAGACCGTCTGCACCTTCACGTTTTAAAGCCAAAGTATgcagatgtaaacaaacacaacgGCTGCTGTGCATGCCATTGTGGACATTTGTTCAAAAAATGGTCTcagctcacagcagcaggacataGCTTCATATCATGACCATACTGGAGAGCGACTTAAGGGCTCTCCAGTGGGGGTGATATTGTTTGCTGCTCAGGATCACTCAGCGGCGCTGCCACGAAGAATTTTGCAGATTATCCCGCCTCttaaataaacactgaataaaCTCAGCTAAACATTAGCAGTTGAAGGTTACTTCAAAAAGCTTACATTGTTTATTCAGTCTATTGTACATATACACTTTTGCCAGTTTATATATAGTTTAGCAATGATGGTGTGCCAgatgtataaaaatgtgtgtgcatgtgtcacatACTTTGGTCCACGACTATAAGAGTAAAGACCGCACTGTGGTTGCGGTTCTTCTCTTTTGGGTTCCTGGCGAAACAGGTGTACTCTCCTTCATCCTCAAAGGTGATGTTCCACAGCAGGATGGAGATGTTGTTGCTCTTCGAGGAGCCGACAAACTCCACGCGCTCATGGTACACGCTGACCCTGGGCTCCACACCCTCAATGGGAATCACCGCTTCAcataactacacacacacacacacacacaaaaaaaaggccatttttgtgtttgtttgtaaagagtgtacatgtgttttatgcttgcgtgtgtgtgtgtgtgtgtgtgtgtgtgtttgtgtgctgtacCTTGAGCATGGTTCCATTGTCATTATAGTGCCAGTTGAAGTAAAGGTTTTTGATGCCAATGCAGGAGGAGTAGGTGCAGGGCAGCAGGACTGTGGAGCCATTCATTGCTTCAATTGAAGACACTTTACCTGTTGATACCTCCAGTCCACTCGCACTCCAGACACCTGAACcaagggagagaggaaagggttaagaaaaaaatgtaaagtaatgtCTGTGTGCTGGGCTGGATTAGGGTTAGTGTAAAAGATGAGTGTAACTTTTGAGTAGTGGCATTACGAAGCTAAACAGCTTACGCTCCATAAGTAGCCTGCATGTAATGAAATGACAGCTTCCTGTCCTCCATTAAATGAGAGATTATGTTAtcagttctttctttttctttaatgaatgcttcttttatttttcttgaattgaaattgaaactCAATTTGTGGCTTAAGATGTAGCCATAATTGATGCTGCCATGTTCTGAAAGCAAAACTAATATAATCAGTAATGATGCAGTCCTTATATCACCAATGCACAcatgataaaaaacaaatggataaataaatacataaatacatgtttcTTTAATTCCAGGTCATGTTTTTGGTATGGTTATTGTCTCTGtataattaaacaaattaatCAGAGTAATTATTTCATTGTCATTATAGCAGGAAAACTGGTAAAAAGACACTAGTATTTCTTAAAACTGTGTATGTATGCTGGTTTCAAGACAAAACTTAATCAAGTGCCACAGAAttggatgaaaaaaaagtgcaaactGACAGCGGTGATAGTTCCAATAACACTTAATCctgctctgtgactgtgatGCTGCTGGCACCGGTTACGTTCCCTCCACTTCGGGCTTGAGAACACGGGCCTGAGAAGTCTGTCTAGCCATAAACTTATAATGCTATTATTGTGCTAAAATATAGTAACCTTTTTATTCCGTTTCCTGTAAAACCAACCCCTCCTCAAAGCTTAATTACACAGTGCCAGTTATTGTCGAGAGGAGCCaagcagaggggaaaaacaTGTTGCTGAGGACAGAATGTCACTGGATTTTGGGAGGATTTGAGGACTATAACCCCGTGGTCTGAATGAGTAATTGTCCTCTGATAACTGATGTATTCATATTCAAGTCCAAGTAAGTCAGTTATCACTGGCAAGCCACTGGTAGACTCTTTCTATTGGTGCTCATTGATTCATTTCTGTCAGTGCATCAGCTGCTCTTGCATGCACACTAGAAGTGTAATGGTATGTTATACTGCTCCTGCAAACTGTTCTACCTCAAACTCTCCAACATGTACATTTATCAGTTTACAGTATTTTAGTATTGCAATGTAGCTTAGTGATGGTGATGTCAAACTCATGGGACTGTGGTGTAGTTCGCTTATAGCTAACATTAGTTTTTCACAACAGGTGATCGTTCGTTCGCACTCCGAAAAATCATAAAAGTGGTGTTCATTTGTGGAGATTATCTTGCTAAATAATACGTGTAAGAATCCTAAACTTTGCCACAGATTATTTTCtgtaatcatttaaaatatcCGATGGAGGAATCACTTTTTGTCGAAGGAACCAGGGTAATGCTAACTTCTGGGTCGGCCTACAAAATATGTCCTCCCTGCAACACTCTACTATGGCCCCATTTAGAGGTTTCCAGATGAGGGTAGGCTTTAGATCAGGATTACCATGTGACTAAGCAGCAAGAGGCggggtcatgcctaaacctaaccaagcagTGTTCGTTATAAGAACGACACTTGTGGTTAGGGTCAGGGTTATTCCAAACTCAAAGCTTCAAAACTGTAGTCAACAATGTTTGGGTGGTGTCACGAtggctatgtccacttcttttatactgttaatgtgactgactgactgacatacaAACAAGCCAGCAAACGCAGTGAGTCAGAAACGCTCccaaatcaaaattaaaacatcaATCCACTTTGATACAaaatgttatcattattatcattattatattataaattcaCATGGTAACTTTTTCATTTCCACTAGAAACAGCTTATCTGGTACCTGGTATAATGATATTTGGGTCTTGCCAGGCAGGTTACGTTGGTTTTGCAGTGACAGCTGGTGTAATTCTCAGATTGTTGCTCTGgtgtctctcacacacttgGGACCTATTTATAAACGCTCTTCTCCACACTGACCTGCTCAGGATCACATTGCACTTGGACATGGTGTAAACAGTGCTAGAGTACATGTATGCCTATGTCTTTTTGAAGGACTCATATCTATGCTAGTACTGTGAGCATCGCATTACGTTTGATTGTTCTCTCTGTCCAATACAGCCTACAGATTTGGCATACTGTATCAGTCAGCGTGTCACAGATTAGATCAGTCAGTAGGTGAGGATGATAAATGCGCTATGATCACAGAGACAAGCAGGTGTATTACTCATGTTATCgctccctcttctccttttttttttgtttgttttctctctctcaggcctGGTAATGCTGAACTGAATGTAGCATAGCTGTTTTCAGTATAGTCTCAGATTATACATAGATTAACACTAGCCAACTGTGTttcacatatgcacacacacatacactcaaatCTTTAAATGCAAATATGTGCATGTCCAACCTGGTAAGTGCATAGCTAATCCAGTATGTGGAGATCTGGTAATGAACAGAGAAATGATCACAAGTGATAAGCAGACCCCAGATCTCAGCGGTTATCTTATGGTGTGCATGaattttaattcatattttaaacAACTCTCTTGTCTGTCGAGCGTCATTGTTCAAAACATACTACACTTGCACATACAGCCTCGAAAAACAATTTAAAGTAAGAATTTCCTAGTTACTGTCAAGGTAAAATGGCAATAAGGAGTTAATTCCTGGATGTTGCACAATAAGGGCATTTCAGTCTCTATagtgtgcttgttttttttctttgctcagATTTCTGAATTTGGTCTTTTGCCTTCCCATCCGCACCCTTTTCCTCTTGTCTTCTAACATCTGTTATTTTTACCTCCCCTCTGTAGTTATCTTGACTCATCTCCGATACTTCCAGTAACAACTCAGGCCATTTGGGCTCTCCttgttcttttctgtttctggtttTTTGGCTCTTTTAATAGGctcttgcttttattttttgcagcatggggcaccttctctctccctctatttttttctcagtctttctttcttacttGCCTGCTTACTGGCTCTCAGTGTTCCTAAGGGACACTTTAACTAAGTAAGAAGAGGGGAGCTGTGGGGAGCCGGTCTGATGTCTATGTTTGGGTCTTTTTTGGTTAGGTACTTTGGTGGAGTCGGTGACACCTTTAAGGTTTGAAATATTCTTTGTAGCTGGCTGCTGGTCTGAATCCTCAGAGTGCCTTTCACATTCTGTGTCATGTAGATTATTAAGTAATCTTTTACCCTCTATTAATAATAACTGGCACAATGCCGTTGAGCAAGGTTTGTAACCAAGTGTCCCAGAGTGCATAATGATGCAAAGGAAAACAACAAGAGATCTCCACTGTAAAATAGTTTACACAGCGTGTCTATCCACACTGGACGATGATGATGTTTTACATATCTGAGAGGAGTGTCCCCCCTCATGCCTAGAAATAGATTTCACACCTCCCTCGTTTTACACCTCTGCTCTCTACTATCCTTTTTCTCCCTGCCCCCTTCCTCTACTCTTCTATCTTTATAGCAACACCCACAGATATCACATACTATAATAATGTACTATGCTAGTTATCTATGtgcggttgtgtgtgtgtgtgcgtgtgtatgtgcatgtgaacGTTATATATGCAtgtacgtgtgcgtgtgtgtgtgtttacatgagtAATAGGCTGGAACGTATGATATTTTTAGCTCCACTATCAAATATCTCTTTGTTCCAGTTGGCAAACATCAATATCTGAATCACTGATGGGAGGAAAAGCAACtaactgagtgtgtgtcctTGACTGACTGTCAAggtgaagtgtttttttcttctttttaagtAGGCCAGAGTTTGAGGGTTAATGTATTTCTGAGTGAACCCACAGAGAACTGTCTGAGGACACTATTACCTctctgagaaagagagatggtgtgggggagggaggtgaTGGGAAGAacgagagaggagggaggaaatggaCGGGGGcggaggggtgggggttgtGGAGGGGAGAGATGAATGGGGGAGCAGGGGTAATGAAGGAGGTTCAGTGATGAAAAAGGTGACGAAGGATGGACAGGGAGAGGTGAGGGGAGTGAGATGTTCTCTCCAAGGTGAATGATCGACAGCAGGGCAGagaattacagcagcagcagagtaacTCAATCGACAGTGGCCAAGGTGAGGCCATGTTCACgctgcacgtacacacacagatacagatacacacTTATGTAATGTTAGAGCCACACAGACAAGTAAGAACATGTAGAGTAATTCTCACATTTACATGCCAAACATCGATGAAATGTTGATCATGGCTGACCCGAGAGAAAGTCTGTGCCTCCGATTGTTGTATTGAAAGTATAAATTATTACATCAATGAGTTTGTTGTTAAGTAGTAAGACAGGACTTCTAGAAATGATTAGATATCCTCAGATTTTCAGCTTATTTTCCCTTCATTCCACATGTGGCTTTGATTTGagtgttgtttcatttttctttttcttccctgaCTTCATTTTCTGTTGCCAAAGGGTCTGTTAAGACAGATTAGTGGAATCCAAGAAAAGAATTAAAGAGGAGAAACAATTGTGCTTTTCTGTTCAGACATAAAATTTCAACAGATGTGTAATGTATGTATTTAGATAAATAACTATATGCTGtaggaataataataactgaTGGCTACCACTGGGACCTGGATCTAGAAGTCTGCATAGGAGCGTGTTCTTGTAAAAAACTGCacatcttcttttttcttttattcaacaAGCCCTTGTTTGGCTTGCGAGATGTAAAATTCATCGTTGCTATTCATCATTTAAGTATCTGCTGGAAGTTCTAGTGATGCCTTTGAAATGAGATTGTATTATCTTGCCTCACCTGCATGAGATGCATCAGAGTTTACCAGACCTCGTAGCCattaagaacaaaataaaagaaggtgACCCACTACTTACAACAGCAAGTGCCCCAAGGGTGATACAGACAGGCATCAAACTCCACACTGTACTAACACCTATATCcaatgagggttttttttagaTAACTCCTAAAATGCTGAATATGTACTCATATCTAAGGTACTCATAATGATAAATACAGATAACCTGCTTCATGAAATTTGCCCTTGTTGTAAGTTACAGTACTCGTCCCCTGCTGTTACCGATCATTGACTGCATTTTAAGTTTCATACCTACTTTAACCACTCTTGGGATCAATTGTACCCACAAAAGTTACTCAGATTGAGAATACAGTGCAGATTTGTGCTGTAAGAT
The Pempheris klunzingeri isolate RE-2024b chromosome 4, fPemKlu1.hap1, whole genome shotgun sequence genome window above contains:
- the LOC139199693 gene encoding sodium channel regulatory subunit beta-4-like; amino-acid sequence: MASVDSTGSSVSGRLRSGDLLHAGLAVALLLGVWSASGLEVSTGKVSSIEAMNGSTVLLPCTYSSCIGIKNLYFNWHYNDNGTMLKLCEAVIPIEGVEPRVSVYHERVEFVGSSKSNNISILLWNITFEDEGEYTCFARNPKEKNRNHSAVFTLIVVDQMKEVDNTLTVIIVSALGGVIGLVIFVMVIKALVVHFLLKDDEKNKECLVSSSGNDNTENGLSGAKADNKGTPKA